The following coding sequences are from one Triticum aestivum cultivar Chinese Spring chromosome 5A, IWGSC CS RefSeq v2.1, whole genome shotgun sequence window:
- the LOC123103706 gene encoding uncharacterized protein isoform X6, protein MNRTGVHSLRAVEEFLLRDITEESSKLEKDCFQIAFVIFVMGLVLVPKTKYDYATIDFWGALASTENIAQFNWCQYVLDALLDAVRKLKRDIILNNLNTNLTGCHLFYQIFTLDSLHLGTFNKKHDVFPRISDFDADCLRNMIIMATDPIKSANSWSYAPLRDPSVVCYMWGQCREKNVKTSHSTSRSHNKKSGGAYVAQPVQTPSVEHADAPVGAPVPISAPMGDIGPMDLGNYLRQHYPKLVADEISLLLKKHNTRALLHLANARQSIMKDMLKLADDLYSSLSRRCVCCPARGFADCPLGGTVSNHVREQFSTPVTSKIDGRRLDLSGCGAKTPADEGSAGAKRSAQPLCRADTVKRVHVDLAIPHEIVVEVTEFCKSTFRAIAEMYADLPSNFTAVVFGQSNKTLPKQKYIFQHGYATDPWGRGCVPYPPLPDVAEQIEHYFNNAQPGVLSSLFIIHDSPRYIRVTGLALKQQLVGERLLDHELMCIILRRFMQAHAECNRDSPYLSWRHSLEADLSKQLTGECHPYDITTAQMFLLPVPLQDGWLLMMWDMIAKIIHVLDPLVQRHSTNPVVKVRQELVERKLHNALFNCLNEYYAGWPVVEDNWRTVFPALTDTNFCKEESGIAVVHIARHYDGRKMMLPLTKGHK, encoded by the exons ATGAATCGTACTGGCGTCCATAGTTTGCGTGCAGTAGAGGAATTCCTTCTCAGGGACATCACGGAAGAATCATCGAAGCTGGAGAAGGACTGCTTCCAAATTGCATTTGTTATTTTTGTGATGGGTCTTGTTCTTGTGCCTAAGACGAAGTACGACTATGCAACTATTGATTTTTGGGGAGCCCTGGCCAGTACAGAAAACATTGCACAGTTTAACTGGTGCCAGTATGTGCTAGACGCTTTGCTGGATGCTGTGAGGAAGCTCAAGAGGGACATTATCTTGAATAACTTAAACACGAACCTTACAGGATGTCATCTTTTCTATCAG ATTTTCACCCTTGATAGCCTGCACCTTGGTACGTTCAACAAGAAGCACGATGTATTTCCTCGTATAAGTGATTTTGACGCCGATTGCCTTCGAAATATGATCATCATGGCAACTGATCCAATAAAGTCGGCAAATTCGTGGTCGTATGCACCT TTACGAGACCCATCAGTTGTGTGCTACATGTGGGGTCAGTGCCGGGAAAAAAATGTGAAGACTTCACACAGCACATCTAGATCTCACAACAAAAAAAGCGGTGGAGCCTATGTTGCGCAACCTGTCCAGACGCCTAGTGTTGAACACGCTGACGCGCCCGTTGGCGCACCAGTTCCTATTTCCGCACCAATGGGTGACATAGGACCAATGGACCTTGGCAATTATTTGCGTCAACACTATCCGAAACTG GTTGCAGATGAGATATCACTTCTACTGAAGAAGCACAATACCAGAGCTTTGCTTCATCTAGCAAACGCAAGGCAGAGCATCATGAAAGACATGCTGAAGTTAGCAGATGATCTGTACTCATCGCTGAGCCGACGTTGTGTCTGTTGCCCTGCCAGGGGTTTTGCAGACTGTCCGTTAGGAGGTACAG TGAGCAATCATGTGCGAGAGCAGTTCAGCACCCCCGTAACAAGCAAAATCGATGGCCGAAGGCTGGACCTATCAGGGTGTGGAG CAAAAACCCCAGCAGATGAAGGCAGCGCTGGTGCTAAACGCAGCGCCCAGCCCCTGTGTCGTGCTGATACAGTGAAGCGAGTGCATGTTGATTTGGCTATCCCGCACGAGATCGTAGTGGAGGTCACTGAGTTCTGCAAGTCCACTTTCAGGGCAATCGCTGAGATGTATGCGGACCTGCCCTCTAATTTTACAGCAGTAGTTTTTGGTCAGAGCAACAAAACCCTGCCTAAACAGAAATACATCTTTCAACATGGGTACGCGACTGATCCGTGGGGGCGTGGGTGTGTGCCGTACCCGCCACTGCCGGATGTAGCCGAGCAAATTGAGCACTACTTCAACAATGCGCAGCCCGGAGTGCTCTCAAG TTTGTTCATCATCCATGATTCTCCACGGTACATTAGAGTTACTGGTCTAGCACTAAAGCAGCAGCTCGTGGGGGAAAGGTTGCTAGACCATGAGCTAATGTGTATTATCCTCCGGCGGTTTATGCAAGCACATGCAGAATGTAATCGGGATTCCCCATATCTCAGTTGGCGGCACAGCCTTGAAGCAGATTTATCG AAACAGCTAACTGGTGAATGCCACCCGTATGATATCACGACAGCTCAAATG TTTCTGTTGCCGGTGCCATTACAAGATGGGTGGTTACTCATGATGTGGGACATGATTGCCAAGATTATCCATGTACTTGACCCTCTTGTTCAGCGCCACAGCACCAACCCAGTAGTGAAGGTACGTCAGGAGTTGGTAGAACGGAAGCTTCACAATGCTTTATTCAACTGCCTGAATGAGTATTATGCTGGGTGGCCTGTCGTGGAAGACAATTGGAGAACTGTCTTCCCTGCTCTCACGGACACCAATTTCTGCAA GGAGGAATCTGGAATTGCCGTAGTTCACATTGCACGGCACTATGATGGCAGAAAGATGATGCTGCCACTAACGAAG GGTCACAAGTAG
- the LOC123103706 gene encoding uncharacterized protein isoform X5: protein MNRTGVHSLRAVEEFLLRDITEESSKLEKDCFQIAFVIFVMGLVLVPKTKYDYATIDFWGALASTENIAQFNWCQYVLDALLDAVRKLKRDIILNNLNTNLTGCHLFYQIFTLDSLHLGTFNKKHDVFPRISDFDADCLRNMIIMATDPIKSANSWSYAPLRDPSVVCYMWGQCREKNVKTSHSTSRSHNKKSGGAYVAQPVQTPSVEHADAPVGAPVPISAPMGDIGPMDLGNYLRQHYPKLVADEISLLLKKHNTRALLHLANARQSIMKDMLKLADDLYSSLSRRCVCCPARGFADCPLGGTVSNHVREQFSTPVTSKIDGRRLDLSGCGAKTPADEGSAGAKRSAQPLCRADTVKRVHVDLAIPHEIVVEVTEFCKSTFRAIAEMYADLPSNFTAVVFGQSNKTLPKQKYIFQHGYATDPWGRGCVPYPPLPDVAEQIEHYFNNAQPGVLSSLFIIHDSPRYIRVTGLALKQQLVGERLLDHELMCIILRRFMQAHAECNRDSPYLSWRHSLEADLSKQLTGECHPYDITTAQMFLLPVPLQDGWLLMMWDMIAKIIHVLDPLVQRHSTNPVVKVRQELVERKLHNALFNCLNEYYAGWPVVEDNWRTVFPALTDTNFCKEESGIAVVHIARHYDGRKMMLPLTKFVEHHQLE, encoded by the exons ATGAATCGTACTGGCGTCCATAGTTTGCGTGCAGTAGAGGAATTCCTTCTCAGGGACATCACGGAAGAATCATCGAAGCTGGAGAAGGACTGCTTCCAAATTGCATTTGTTATTTTTGTGATGGGTCTTGTTCTTGTGCCTAAGACGAAGTACGACTATGCAACTATTGATTTTTGGGGAGCCCTGGCCAGTACAGAAAACATTGCACAGTTTAACTGGTGCCAGTATGTGCTAGACGCTTTGCTGGATGCTGTGAGGAAGCTCAAGAGGGACATTATCTTGAATAACTTAAACACGAACCTTACAGGATGTCATCTTTTCTATCAG ATTTTCACCCTTGATAGCCTGCACCTTGGTACGTTCAACAAGAAGCACGATGTATTTCCTCGTATAAGTGATTTTGACGCCGATTGCCTTCGAAATATGATCATCATGGCAACTGATCCAATAAAGTCGGCAAATTCGTGGTCGTATGCACCT TTACGAGACCCATCAGTTGTGTGCTACATGTGGGGTCAGTGCCGGGAAAAAAATGTGAAGACTTCACACAGCACATCTAGATCTCACAACAAAAAAAGCGGTGGAGCCTATGTTGCGCAACCTGTCCAGACGCCTAGTGTTGAACACGCTGACGCGCCCGTTGGCGCACCAGTTCCTATTTCCGCACCAATGGGTGACATAGGACCAATGGACCTTGGCAATTATTTGCGTCAACACTATCCGAAACTG GTTGCAGATGAGATATCACTTCTACTGAAGAAGCACAATACCAGAGCTTTGCTTCATCTAGCAAACGCAAGGCAGAGCATCATGAAAGACATGCTGAAGTTAGCAGATGATCTGTACTCATCGCTGAGCCGACGTTGTGTCTGTTGCCCTGCCAGGGGTTTTGCAGACTGTCCGTTAGGAGGTACAG TGAGCAATCATGTGCGAGAGCAGTTCAGCACCCCCGTAACAAGCAAAATCGATGGCCGAAGGCTGGACCTATCAGGGTGTGGAG CAAAAACCCCAGCAGATGAAGGCAGCGCTGGTGCTAAACGCAGCGCCCAGCCCCTGTGTCGTGCTGATACAGTGAAGCGAGTGCATGTTGATTTGGCTATCCCGCACGAGATCGTAGTGGAGGTCACTGAGTTCTGCAAGTCCACTTTCAGGGCAATCGCTGAGATGTATGCGGACCTGCCCTCTAATTTTACAGCAGTAGTTTTTGGTCAGAGCAACAAAACCCTGCCTAAACAGAAATACATCTTTCAACATGGGTACGCGACTGATCCGTGGGGGCGTGGGTGTGTGCCGTACCCGCCACTGCCGGATGTAGCCGAGCAAATTGAGCACTACTTCAACAATGCGCAGCCCGGAGTGCTCTCAAG TTTGTTCATCATCCATGATTCTCCACGGTACATTAGAGTTACTGGTCTAGCACTAAAGCAGCAGCTCGTGGGGGAAAGGTTGCTAGACCATGAGCTAATGTGTATTATCCTCCGGCGGTTTATGCAAGCACATGCAGAATGTAATCGGGATTCCCCATATCTCAGTTGGCGGCACAGCCTTGAAGCAGATTTATCG AAACAGCTAACTGGTGAATGCCACCCGTATGATATCACGACAGCTCAAATG TTTCTGTTGCCGGTGCCATTACAAGATGGGTGGTTACTCATGATGTGGGACATGATTGCCAAGATTATCCATGTACTTGACCCTCTTGTTCAGCGCCACAGCACCAACCCAGTAGTGAAGGTACGTCAGGAGTTGGTAGAACGGAAGCTTCACAATGCTTTATTCAACTGCCTGAATGAGTATTATGCTGGGTGGCCTGTCGTGGAAGACAATTGGAGAACTGTCTTCCCTGCTCTCACGGACACCAATTTCTGCAA GGAGGAATCTGGAATTGCCGTAGTTCACATTGCACGGCACTATGATGGCAGAAAGATGATGCTGCCACTAACGAAG TTTGTAGAACATCACCAGCTGGAGTAG
- the LOC123103706 gene encoding uncharacterized protein isoform X4 codes for MNRTGVHSLRAVEEFLLRDITEESSKLEKDCFQIAFVIFVMGLVLVPKTKYDYATIDFWGALASTENIAQFNWCQYVLDALLDAVRKLKRDIILNNLNTNLTGCHLFYQIFTLDSLHLGTFNKKHDVFPRISDFDADCLRNMIIMATDPIKSANSWSYAPLRDPSVVCYMWGQCREKNVKTSHSTSRSHNKKSGGAYVAQPVQTPSVEHADAPVGAPVPISAPMGDIGPMDLGNYLRQHYPKLVADEISLLLKKHNTRALLHLANARQSIMKDMLKLADDLYSSLSRRCVCCPARGFADCPLGGTVSNHVREQFSTPVTSKIDGRRLDLSGCGDEGSAGAKRSAQPLCRADTVKRVHVDLAIPHEIVVEVTEFCKSTFRAIAEMYADLPSNFTAVVFGQSNKTLPKQKYIFQHGYATDPWGRGCVPYPPLPDVAEQIEHYFNNAQPGVLSSLFIIHDSPRYIRVTGLALKQQLVGERLLDHELMCIILRRFMQAHAECNRDSPYLSWRHSLEADLSKQLTGECHPYDITTAQMFLLPVPLQDGWLLMMWDMIAKIIHVLDPLVQRHSTNPVVKVRQELVERKLHNALFNCLNEYYAGWPVVEDNWRTVFPALTDTNFCKEESGIAVVHIARHYDGRKMMLPLTKPNLAKTKKQALFECLKLQGNQTSKAGDALWAALAPSDSCFGSYSET; via the exons ATGAATCGTACTGGCGTCCATAGTTTGCGTGCAGTAGAGGAATTCCTTCTCAGGGACATCACGGAAGAATCATCGAAGCTGGAGAAGGACTGCTTCCAAATTGCATTTGTTATTTTTGTGATGGGTCTTGTTCTTGTGCCTAAGACGAAGTACGACTATGCAACTATTGATTTTTGGGGAGCCCTGGCCAGTACAGAAAACATTGCACAGTTTAACTGGTGCCAGTATGTGCTAGACGCTTTGCTGGATGCTGTGAGGAAGCTCAAGAGGGACATTATCTTGAATAACTTAAACACGAACCTTACAGGATGTCATCTTTTCTATCAG ATTTTCACCCTTGATAGCCTGCACCTTGGTACGTTCAACAAGAAGCACGATGTATTTCCTCGTATAAGTGATTTTGACGCCGATTGCCTTCGAAATATGATCATCATGGCAACTGATCCAATAAAGTCGGCAAATTCGTGGTCGTATGCACCT TTACGAGACCCATCAGTTGTGTGCTACATGTGGGGTCAGTGCCGGGAAAAAAATGTGAAGACTTCACACAGCACATCTAGATCTCACAACAAAAAAAGCGGTGGAGCCTATGTTGCGCAACCTGTCCAGACGCCTAGTGTTGAACACGCTGACGCGCCCGTTGGCGCACCAGTTCCTATTTCCGCACCAATGGGTGACATAGGACCAATGGACCTTGGCAATTATTTGCGTCAACACTATCCGAAACTG GTTGCAGATGAGATATCACTTCTACTGAAGAAGCACAATACCAGAGCTTTGCTTCATCTAGCAAACGCAAGGCAGAGCATCATGAAAGACATGCTGAAGTTAGCAGATGATCTGTACTCATCGCTGAGCCGACGTTGTGTCTGTTGCCCTGCCAGGGGTTTTGCAGACTGTCCGTTAGGAGGTACAG TGAGCAATCATGTGCGAGAGCAGTTCAGCACCCCCGTAACAAGCAAAATCGATGGCCGAAGGCTGGACCTATCAGGGTGTGGAG ATGAAGGCAGCGCTGGTGCTAAACGCAGCGCCCAGCCCCTGTGTCGTGCTGATACAGTGAAGCGAGTGCATGTTGATTTGGCTATCCCGCACGAGATCGTAGTGGAGGTCACTGAGTTCTGCAAGTCCACTTTCAGGGCAATCGCTGAGATGTATGCGGACCTGCCCTCTAATTTTACAGCAGTAGTTTTTGGTCAGAGCAACAAAACCCTGCCTAAACAGAAATACATCTTTCAACATGGGTACGCGACTGATCCGTGGGGGCGTGGGTGTGTGCCGTACCCGCCACTGCCGGATGTAGCCGAGCAAATTGAGCACTACTTCAACAATGCGCAGCCCGGAGTGCTCTCAAG TTTGTTCATCATCCATGATTCTCCACGGTACATTAGAGTTACTGGTCTAGCACTAAAGCAGCAGCTCGTGGGGGAAAGGTTGCTAGACCATGAGCTAATGTGTATTATCCTCCGGCGGTTTATGCAAGCACATGCAGAATGTAATCGGGATTCCCCATATCTCAGTTGGCGGCACAGCCTTGAAGCAGATTTATCG AAACAGCTAACTGGTGAATGCCACCCGTATGATATCACGACAGCTCAAATG TTTCTGTTGCCGGTGCCATTACAAGATGGGTGGTTACTCATGATGTGGGACATGATTGCCAAGATTATCCATGTACTTGACCCTCTTGTTCAGCGCCACAGCACCAACCCAGTAGTGAAGGTACGTCAGGAGTTGGTAGAACGGAAGCTTCACAATGCTTTATTCAACTGCCTGAATGAGTATTATGCTGGGTGGCCTGTCGTGGAAGACAATTGGAGAACTGTCTTCCCTGCTCTCACGGACACCAATTTCTGCAA GGAGGAATCTGGAATTGCCGTAGTTCACATTGCACGGCACTATGATGGCAGAAAGATGATGCTGCCACTAACGAAG CCCAACCTAGCAAAAACCAAGAAGCAAGCTCTGTTTGAGTGCTTGAAGCTTCAGGGAAACCAGACATCCAAAGCTGGAGATGCATTGTGGGCAGCACTAGCTCCCAGTGATTCATGCTTCGGCTCCTACTCCGAGACCTAG
- the LOC123103706 gene encoding uncharacterized protein isoform X3 — protein MNRTGVHSLRAVEEFLLRDITEESSKLEKDCFQIAFVIFVMGLVLVPKTKYDYATIDFWGALASTENIAQFNWCQYVLDALLDAVRKLKRDIILNNLNTNLTGCHLFYQIFTLDSLHLGTFNKKHDVFPRISDFDADCLRNMIIMATDPIKSANSWSYAPLRDPSVVCYMWGQCREKNVKTSHSTSRSHNKKSGGAYVAQPVQTPSVEHADAPVGAPVPISAPMGDIGPMDLGNYLRQHYPKLVADEISLLLKKHNTRALLHLANARQSIMKDMLKLADDLYSSLSRRCVCCPARGFADCPLGGTVSNHVREQFSTPVTSKIDGRRLDLSGCGAKTPADEGSAGAKRSAQPLCRADTVKRVHVDLAIPHEIVVEVTEFCKSTFRAIAEMYADLPSNFTAVVFGQSNKTLPKQKYIFQHGYATDPWGRGCVPYPPLPDVAEQIEHYFNNAQPGVLSSLFIIHDSPRYIRVTGLALKQQLVGERLLDHELMCIILRRFMQAHAECNRDSPYLSWRHSLEADLSLTGECHPYDITTAQMFLLPVPLQDGWLLMMWDMIAKIIHVLDPLVQRHSTNPVVKVRQELVERKLHNALFNCLNEYYAGWPVVEDNWRTVFPALTDTNFCKEESGIAVVHIARHYDGRKMMLPLTKPNLAKTKKQALFECLKLQGNQTSKAGDALWAALAPSDSCFGSYSET, from the exons ATGAATCGTACTGGCGTCCATAGTTTGCGTGCAGTAGAGGAATTCCTTCTCAGGGACATCACGGAAGAATCATCGAAGCTGGAGAAGGACTGCTTCCAAATTGCATTTGTTATTTTTGTGATGGGTCTTGTTCTTGTGCCTAAGACGAAGTACGACTATGCAACTATTGATTTTTGGGGAGCCCTGGCCAGTACAGAAAACATTGCACAGTTTAACTGGTGCCAGTATGTGCTAGACGCTTTGCTGGATGCTGTGAGGAAGCTCAAGAGGGACATTATCTTGAATAACTTAAACACGAACCTTACAGGATGTCATCTTTTCTATCAG ATTTTCACCCTTGATAGCCTGCACCTTGGTACGTTCAACAAGAAGCACGATGTATTTCCTCGTATAAGTGATTTTGACGCCGATTGCCTTCGAAATATGATCATCATGGCAACTGATCCAATAAAGTCGGCAAATTCGTGGTCGTATGCACCT TTACGAGACCCATCAGTTGTGTGCTACATGTGGGGTCAGTGCCGGGAAAAAAATGTGAAGACTTCACACAGCACATCTAGATCTCACAACAAAAAAAGCGGTGGAGCCTATGTTGCGCAACCTGTCCAGACGCCTAGTGTTGAACACGCTGACGCGCCCGTTGGCGCACCAGTTCCTATTTCCGCACCAATGGGTGACATAGGACCAATGGACCTTGGCAATTATTTGCGTCAACACTATCCGAAACTG GTTGCAGATGAGATATCACTTCTACTGAAGAAGCACAATACCAGAGCTTTGCTTCATCTAGCAAACGCAAGGCAGAGCATCATGAAAGACATGCTGAAGTTAGCAGATGATCTGTACTCATCGCTGAGCCGACGTTGTGTCTGTTGCCCTGCCAGGGGTTTTGCAGACTGTCCGTTAGGAGGTACAG TGAGCAATCATGTGCGAGAGCAGTTCAGCACCCCCGTAACAAGCAAAATCGATGGCCGAAGGCTGGACCTATCAGGGTGTGGAG CAAAAACCCCAGCAGATGAAGGCAGCGCTGGTGCTAAACGCAGCGCCCAGCCCCTGTGTCGTGCTGATACAGTGAAGCGAGTGCATGTTGATTTGGCTATCCCGCACGAGATCGTAGTGGAGGTCACTGAGTTCTGCAAGTCCACTTTCAGGGCAATCGCTGAGATGTATGCGGACCTGCCCTCTAATTTTACAGCAGTAGTTTTTGGTCAGAGCAACAAAACCCTGCCTAAACAGAAATACATCTTTCAACATGGGTACGCGACTGATCCGTGGGGGCGTGGGTGTGTGCCGTACCCGCCACTGCCGGATGTAGCCGAGCAAATTGAGCACTACTTCAACAATGCGCAGCCCGGAGTGCTCTCAAG TTTGTTCATCATCCATGATTCTCCACGGTACATTAGAGTTACTGGTCTAGCACTAAAGCAGCAGCTCGTGGGGGAAAGGTTGCTAGACCATGAGCTAATGTGTATTATCCTCCGGCGGTTTATGCAAGCACATGCAGAATGTAATCGGGATTCCCCATATCTCAGTTGGCGGCACAGCCTTGAAGCAGATTTATCG CTAACTGGTGAATGCCACCCGTATGATATCACGACAGCTCAAATG TTTCTGTTGCCGGTGCCATTACAAGATGGGTGGTTACTCATGATGTGGGACATGATTGCCAAGATTATCCATGTACTTGACCCTCTTGTTCAGCGCCACAGCACCAACCCAGTAGTGAAGGTACGTCAGGAGTTGGTAGAACGGAAGCTTCACAATGCTTTATTCAACTGCCTGAATGAGTATTATGCTGGGTGGCCTGTCGTGGAAGACAATTGGAGAACTGTCTTCCCTGCTCTCACGGACACCAATTTCTGCAA GGAGGAATCTGGAATTGCCGTAGTTCACATTGCACGGCACTATGATGGCAGAAAGATGATGCTGCCACTAACGAAG CCCAACCTAGCAAAAACCAAGAAGCAAGCTCTGTTTGAGTGCTTGAAGCTTCAGGGAAACCAGACATCCAAAGCTGGAGATGCATTGTGGGCAGCACTAGCTCCCAGTGATTCATGCTTCGGCTCCTACTCCGAGACCTAG
- the LOC123103706 gene encoding uncharacterized protein isoform X1, with product MNRTGVHSLRAVEEFLLRDITEESSKLEKDCFQIAFVIFVMGLVLVPKTKYDYATIDFWGALASTENIAQFNWCQYVLDALLDAVRKLKRDIILNNLNTNLTGCHLFYQIFTLDSLHLGTFNKKHDVFPRISDFDADCLRNMIIMATDPIKSANSWSYAPLRDPSVVCYMWGQCREKNVKTSHSTSRSHNKKSGGAYVAQPVQTPSVEHADAPVGAPVPISAPMGDIGPMDLGNYLRQHYPKLVADEISLLLKKHNTRALLHLANARQSIMKDMLKLADDLYSSLSRRCVCCPARGFADCPLGGTVSNHVREQFSTPVTSKIDGRRLDLSGCGAKTPADEGSAGAKRSAQPLCRADTVKRVHVDLAIPHEIVVEVTEFCKSTFRAIAEMYADLPSNFTAVVFGQSNKTLPKQKYIFQHGYATDPWGRGCVPYPPLPDVAEQIEHYFNNAQPGVLSSLFIIHDSPRYIRVTGLALKQQLVGERLLDHELMCIILRRFMQAHAECNRDSPYLSWRHSLEADLSKQLTGECHPYDITTAQMFLLPVPLQDGWLLMMWDMIAKIIHVLDPLVQRHSTNPVVKVRQELVERKLHNALFNCLNEYYAGWPVVEDNWRTVFPALTDTNFCKEESGIAVVHIARHYDGRKMMLPLTKPNLAKTKKQALFECLKLQGNQTSKAGDALWAALAPSDSCFGSYSET from the exons ATGAATCGTACTGGCGTCCATAGTTTGCGTGCAGTAGAGGAATTCCTTCTCAGGGACATCACGGAAGAATCATCGAAGCTGGAGAAGGACTGCTTCCAAATTGCATTTGTTATTTTTGTGATGGGTCTTGTTCTTGTGCCTAAGACGAAGTACGACTATGCAACTATTGATTTTTGGGGAGCCCTGGCCAGTACAGAAAACATTGCACAGTTTAACTGGTGCCAGTATGTGCTAGACGCTTTGCTGGATGCTGTGAGGAAGCTCAAGAGGGACATTATCTTGAATAACTTAAACACGAACCTTACAGGATGTCATCTTTTCTATCAG ATTTTCACCCTTGATAGCCTGCACCTTGGTACGTTCAACAAGAAGCACGATGTATTTCCTCGTATAAGTGATTTTGACGCCGATTGCCTTCGAAATATGATCATCATGGCAACTGATCCAATAAAGTCGGCAAATTCGTGGTCGTATGCACCT TTACGAGACCCATCAGTTGTGTGCTACATGTGGGGTCAGTGCCGGGAAAAAAATGTGAAGACTTCACACAGCACATCTAGATCTCACAACAAAAAAAGCGGTGGAGCCTATGTTGCGCAACCTGTCCAGACGCCTAGTGTTGAACACGCTGACGCGCCCGTTGGCGCACCAGTTCCTATTTCCGCACCAATGGGTGACATAGGACCAATGGACCTTGGCAATTATTTGCGTCAACACTATCCGAAACTG GTTGCAGATGAGATATCACTTCTACTGAAGAAGCACAATACCAGAGCTTTGCTTCATCTAGCAAACGCAAGGCAGAGCATCATGAAAGACATGCTGAAGTTAGCAGATGATCTGTACTCATCGCTGAGCCGACGTTGTGTCTGTTGCCCTGCCAGGGGTTTTGCAGACTGTCCGTTAGGAGGTACAG TGAGCAATCATGTGCGAGAGCAGTTCAGCACCCCCGTAACAAGCAAAATCGATGGCCGAAGGCTGGACCTATCAGGGTGTGGAG CAAAAACCCCAGCAGATGAAGGCAGCGCTGGTGCTAAACGCAGCGCCCAGCCCCTGTGTCGTGCTGATACAGTGAAGCGAGTGCATGTTGATTTGGCTATCCCGCACGAGATCGTAGTGGAGGTCACTGAGTTCTGCAAGTCCACTTTCAGGGCAATCGCTGAGATGTATGCGGACCTGCCCTCTAATTTTACAGCAGTAGTTTTTGGTCAGAGCAACAAAACCCTGCCTAAACAGAAATACATCTTTCAACATGGGTACGCGACTGATCCGTGGGGGCGTGGGTGTGTGCCGTACCCGCCACTGCCGGATGTAGCCGAGCAAATTGAGCACTACTTCAACAATGCGCAGCCCGGAGTGCTCTCAAG TTTGTTCATCATCCATGATTCTCCACGGTACATTAGAGTTACTGGTCTAGCACTAAAGCAGCAGCTCGTGGGGGAAAGGTTGCTAGACCATGAGCTAATGTGTATTATCCTCCGGCGGTTTATGCAAGCACATGCAGAATGTAATCGGGATTCCCCATATCTCAGTTGGCGGCACAGCCTTGAAGCAGATTTATCG AAACAGCTAACTGGTGAATGCCACCCGTATGATATCACGACAGCTCAAATG TTTCTGTTGCCGGTGCCATTACAAGATGGGTGGTTACTCATGATGTGGGACATGATTGCCAAGATTATCCATGTACTTGACCCTCTTGTTCAGCGCCACAGCACCAACCCAGTAGTGAAGGTACGTCAGGAGTTGGTAGAACGGAAGCTTCACAATGCTTTATTCAACTGCCTGAATGAGTATTATGCTGGGTGGCCTGTCGTGGAAGACAATTGGAGAACTGTCTTCCCTGCTCTCACGGACACCAATTTCTGCAA GGAGGAATCTGGAATTGCCGTAGTTCACATTGCACGGCACTATGATGGCAGAAAGATGATGCTGCCACTAACGAAG CCCAACCTAGCAAAAACCAAGAAGCAAGCTCTGTTTGAGTGCTTGAAGCTTCAGGGAAACCAGACATCCAAAGCTGGAGATGCATTGTGGGCAGCACTAGCTCCCAGTGATTCATGCTTCGGCTCCTACTCCGAGACCTAG